One segment of Natronosalvus halobius DNA contains the following:
- a CDS encoding sulfatase, producing the protein MVTGDSNERDVQTHRNARNVVLVVLDTARKTSVSRETMPTLTQLAEAGTTFERAFATAPWTLPSHASLFTGTYTSEHGAHGGYTYLDSNLRTLPEAFRDAGYETVGVSNNTWITDEFGFDRGFDDLRRGWQYIQSDVDMGTVVRGEDLREKLEATRDRLFEGNPLINAANVLYSEVLQPNGDDGADRSTAWVADWLHSREDERPFFLFCNYIEPHIAYDPPRAFAERFLPDGWDYEAATNIRQDPRAYDCEDYDISESAFAALHGLYRAELAYVDSQLERLQDALQSAGVWEETLLVVCGDHGENVGDHGFFGHQYNLYDTLIHVPLVVHGGAFTDGGRRTDFVQLLDLPETMLEATGVSDPDFEAQSRGRSFHPDAVTETRDAVFAEYVAPQPSIERLEARFGSLPEQVYTYDRRLRAIRTDQYKYVRGDDGFERLHAISSDPTEADDLSGRQRDCAETLRERLEAHFEGVDTVERPAEGATPEMTDSTKDRLADLGYL; encoded by the coding sequence ATGGTAACGGGCGACTCTAACGAGCGTGATGTACAAACCCATCGAAACGCGCGGAACGTCGTTCTCGTCGTGCTCGACACGGCGCGAAAAACGAGCGTCTCGCGGGAGACGATGCCGACGCTCACCCAGCTCGCCGAAGCGGGGACGACGTTCGAACGCGCGTTCGCGACGGCCCCCTGGACGCTCCCATCGCACGCGTCTCTGTTTACCGGCACCTACACCAGCGAACACGGCGCCCACGGCGGCTACACCTACCTCGACTCGAATCTCCGGACCCTCCCGGAGGCCTTTCGAGACGCCGGCTACGAGACCGTCGGCGTCTCGAACAACACCTGGATCACCGACGAGTTCGGCTTCGACCGGGGATTCGACGACCTCCGTCGCGGCTGGCAGTACATCCAGTCCGATGTCGACATGGGGACGGTCGTTCGCGGCGAGGACCTCCGCGAGAAACTCGAGGCGACGCGAGACCGCCTCTTCGAGGGAAACCCGCTGATCAACGCCGCCAACGTCCTCTACAGTGAAGTCCTCCAGCCGAACGGCGACGACGGCGCCGACCGGTCGACGGCGTGGGTCGCCGACTGGCTCCACTCGCGAGAGGACGAACGCCCGTTCTTCCTGTTCTGTAACTACATCGAGCCCCACATCGCATACGATCCCCCCCGAGCGTTCGCCGAGCGATTCCTGCCCGACGGCTGGGACTACGAGGCTGCGACGAACATCCGCCAGGACCCCCGGGCCTACGATTGCGAGGACTACGACATCTCCGAGTCGGCGTTCGCCGCTCTCCACGGCCTCTACCGCGCCGAACTCGCCTACGTCGACAGTCAGCTCGAACGCCTCCAGGACGCGCTCCAGTCGGCGGGCGTCTGGGAGGAGACGCTGCTGGTCGTCTGTGGCGACCACGGCGAGAACGTCGGCGACCACGGCTTCTTCGGCCACCAGTACAACCTCTACGACACCCTGATCCACGTCCCGCTGGTCGTTCACGGCGGGGCGTTTACCGACGGCGGGCGACGGACGGACTTCGTCCAGTTGCTCGACCTGCCCGAAACGATGCTCGAGGCGACTGGCGTGTCGGATCCGGACTTCGAGGCCCAGAGTCGGGGGCGTTCGTTCCATCCCGACGCGGTCACCGAGACGAGGGACGCGGTGTTCGCCGAGTACGTCGCCCCTCAGCCGTCGATCGAACGCCTCGAGGCCCGATTCGGATCGCTCCCGGAGCAGGTCTACACCTACGACCGTCGGCTACGAGCGATCCGCACGGATCAGTACAAGTACGTCCGCGGCGACGACGGATTCGAGCGTCTCCACGCCATCTCGAGCGACCCGACCGAGGCGGACGACCTGTCCGGCCGGCAACGCGACTGCGCCGAGACGCTTCGTGAGCGACTCGAGGCACATTTCGAGGGCGTCGATACCGTCGAACGTCCCGCAGAGGGAGCCACCCCGGAGATGACCGACTCGACGAAGGATCGGCTCGCCGACCTCGGGTATCTTTAG
- a CDS encoding alkaline phosphatase family protein: MTGRHNRLNGASTTDRVTDDSGLDVLLIGIDAGCLPVFERLYEEGHIPNLERLCTEPGNVSAPLESQIPPWTPSAWPSVFTGVNPGKHGVVGFVGYDGYDWHVSSNDDVHERSLWSLLDHHDRSSVVVNVPVTHPPDEFDGAIIPGFIGPEDPQCHPEGTLEEVREAIGEYRVYPGYTRGDESISDHEKMAEYQRLIRMRGEAFRYLVGKHEPDFGFVQFQKTDTVFHEFAGDPDKVETVYEATDDQIGKILEECDPDTVFVVSDHGMGPYEGYEFRVNEFLEEAGYLEATTSGKGMPSWQPMRHQLREGKDCDSWEPTVTERAAAVAAKFGITARRARIALERVGLADHVIKYVPQNVSRTANRQVDFAASQAYVRARTELGVRINLEGREPNGIVPPSKYDALRESLMADLRAVETPDGEPVFETVAPREEYFHGPYEEHAVDIVTIPADFDHALSEELCGEQFGPVEPWNHKLDGVFAASGRGIDEKAAIGHPTIYDVAPTVLAALGVPHSDRMDGGVLPIVDSFGTEAYPAAGESTTATRDAADETVTARLADLGYMN; the protein is encoded by the coding sequence ATGACAGGACGACACAATCGATTGAATGGGGCATCGACAACGGACCGAGTGACCGACGACTCGGGCCTCGACGTACTACTAATCGGTATCGACGCTGGCTGTCTACCGGTCTTCGAACGGCTTTACGAGGAGGGGCACATTCCGAACCTCGAGCGACTCTGTACCGAGCCCGGGAACGTCTCGGCCCCACTCGAATCACAGATTCCGCCGTGGACGCCGAGCGCGTGGCCGTCGGTTTTTACCGGGGTCAATCCTGGCAAACACGGCGTCGTCGGCTTCGTCGGCTACGACGGCTACGACTGGCACGTCTCCAGCAACGACGACGTCCACGAACGCTCCCTCTGGTCGCTCCTGGACCACCACGATCGTTCGAGCGTCGTCGTGAACGTACCAGTGACACACCCGCCAGACGAATTCGATGGCGCGATCATCCCCGGGTTCATCGGCCCGGAGGATCCGCAGTGTCACCCCGAGGGGACGCTCGAGGAGGTTCGAGAGGCCATCGGCGAGTACCGCGTCTATCCAGGCTACACTCGGGGCGACGAATCGATCTCCGACCACGAGAAGATGGCCGAGTATCAGCGCCTCATTCGTATGCGCGGGGAAGCGTTCCGCTATCTCGTCGGTAAGCACGAGCCGGACTTCGGGTTCGTGCAGTTCCAGAAGACCGACACCGTCTTTCACGAGTTCGCGGGCGACCCCGACAAGGTCGAGACGGTGTACGAGGCGACGGACGACCAGATCGGAAAGATCCTGGAGGAGTGTGATCCAGACACCGTCTTCGTCGTGAGCGATCACGGCATGGGGCCGTACGAGGGTTACGAGTTCCGGGTCAACGAGTTCCTCGAGGAGGCAGGATACCTCGAGGCGACGACCAGCGGGAAGGGGATGCCCTCGTGGCAACCCATGCGCCACCAGCTTCGAGAGGGGAAAGATTGTGACAGCTGGGAGCCGACGGTGACCGAACGAGCGGCCGCCGTCGCCGCGAAGTTCGGTATTACCGCCAGACGGGCTCGAATTGCCCTCGAGCGGGTCGGTCTCGCTGACCACGTCATCAAGTACGTCCCTCAAAACGTCTCCCGGACGGCCAATCGGCAGGTCGATTTCGCTGCCTCGCAGGCGTACGTTAGGGCCCGGACTGAACTCGGCGTTCGCATCAACCTCGAAGGACGAGAGCCAAACGGTATCGTCCCACCGTCAAAGTACGACGCCCTCCGCGAATCCTTGATGGCTGATCTTCGGGCCGTCGAGACGCCCGACGGGGAGCCGGTCTTCGAGACGGTCGCCCCCCGTGAGGAGTACTTCCACGGCCCGTACGAGGAACACGCCGTCGACATCGTGACGATTCCCGCCGACTTCGATCACGCGCTCTCGGAAGAGCTGTGTGGCGAGCAGTTCGGTCCCGTCGAACCGTGGAACCACAAGCTCGACGGGGTCTTCGCCGCGAGCGGGAGAGGAATCGACGAGAAGGCGGCGATCGGCCACCCCACCATTTACGACGTGGCACCGACTGTGTTAGCCGCACTGGGCGTGCCCCACAGCGATCGAATGGACGGGGGTGTACTTCCAATCGTCGACTCCTTCGGGACCGAAGCATATCCGGCCGCCGGCGAGTCGACGACAGCGACTCGAGACGCCGCAGACGAGACGGTAACCGCTCGACTCGCCGACCTGGGCTACATGAATTGA
- a CDS encoding helix-turn-helix domain-containing protein, with amino-acid sequence MGFVAHVSLSHPDLVLAPTIRAHSNVTMRFEYGVVTDSRERCFVSIFSDEFDHIEQTMANDRTISSPTRVATFSGRSIYQMTVETGLEIVPYRCSVRGIFVFETISNDNGWDVRVHIPDRETLSAFREYCRSRSISFRVNRLSESTADDDGDTYFLTERQHEILSKAYYSGYFEIPRRASQDDLANQLGISTSAVSQRIRRAVGELIESTLENSRTPDR; translated from the coding sequence ATGGGCTTCGTTGCACACGTCTCACTGTCACATCCTGATCTCGTACTCGCGCCGACGATCCGGGCACATTCGAACGTAACGATGCGATTCGAGTATGGTGTCGTCACCGACAGCCGCGAACGCTGTTTCGTCTCGATATTCAGCGACGAATTCGACCACATCGAGCAGACGATGGCGAACGATCGCACAATTTCGAGCCCGACACGCGTCGCGACGTTCAGTGGACGATCCATCTATCAGATGACCGTCGAAACCGGGCTCGAGATCGTCCCCTACCGGTGTTCGGTGAGAGGTATTTTCGTCTTCGAGACAATCAGCAACGACAACGGGTGGGACGTTCGCGTCCACATACCGGACCGGGAGACGCTGTCTGCGTTCCGCGAGTACTGCCGGTCGCGATCGATCTCCTTTCGGGTCAATCGGCTGTCCGAGTCGACGGCAGACGACGATGGCGACACATACTTTCTCACGGAACGCCAGCACGAAATTCTCTCGAAGGCCTACTATTCGGGTTACTTCGAGATTCCGCGCCGCGCGTCGCAGGACGACCTGGCGAACCAGCTCGGGATCTCGACGTCGGCGGTATCACAACGGATCCGCCGTGCCGTTGGCGAACTCATCGAATCGACCCTCGAGAACAGCCGAACGCCCGACCGATAA
- a CDS encoding right-handed parallel beta-helix repeat-containing protein, with amino-acid sequence MAKRSGTQYSPTQGSFDSSEAEVQAEDERRSSTAGGRSRRGFIGGVAAAGVSLAAFSSSASAYHGYADEYDNVVNIVDAGADNTGSKSITPVLKKVRADDTLLVFPEGRYYMDEQFRFTGFDNFGIVGNNATIVPANYYNFDGPQYRLFRLGTVKNPGRKVRVEGLRVDQTAPDTGIRAIEANVTTRLDVEDIKIYGKHDSGTWGPARFNVVDPNGTGRVVDFHAKDGGEWTDNTPHAEHRSSRGPIGIVANRTEGELMFRRCHLYDFPGSGLYAINGSGKIIVHGGVYKNSSSASLRVGGTDSIVRWPQVIVDTDSGRSTSQRGIRLESGGATVKGAAIDISVDKENCYAISVMNSCSDAWIENVKINLSGNAVQHGIVTSAGCGEVVIVDTDITHTSDGGYPLWARGTGNDDRLLCEYLTIDGRAGDKSGFRDAVRIDRDNCRLNACEIYQPGKNGAARNAVANFGQGLTIYKSTLEASQYPIVEVGNDTMYLDVDAESYSGRQAACLYDESYDVAIKSSRMKNGIRDFGSSGLVLYNNTY; translated from the coding sequence ATGGCGAAACGAAGCGGTACGCAGTATTCACCCACTCAGGGTTCTTTCGACTCTTCCGAAGCGGAAGTACAGGCAGAGGACGAGCGTCGTTCTTCAACCGCCGGTGGTCGGTCACGGCGAGGGTTTATCGGTGGCGTTGCCGCTGCCGGCGTCTCGCTCGCCGCGTTCAGTTCGAGCGCGAGCGCCTACCACGGGTACGCCGACGAGTACGACAACGTCGTCAACATCGTCGATGCGGGCGCAGATAACACGGGTTCGAAGTCGATCACCCCCGTTCTCAAGAAAGTCCGGGCTGACGATACGCTCCTCGTCTTCCCCGAGGGACGGTACTACATGGACGAGCAGTTCCGATTCACGGGGTTCGATAACTTCGGTATCGTCGGCAACAACGCGACAATTGTTCCGGCAAACTACTACAACTTCGACGGACCACAGTATCGACTGTTCCGGCTGGGAACGGTCAAAAATCCCGGTCGCAAGGTGCGGGTCGAGGGACTTCGAGTCGATCAGACGGCTCCCGACACCGGTATTCGAGCGATCGAGGCCAACGTCACGACCCGACTCGACGTCGAGGACATCAAGATTTACGGGAAACACGACAGCGGTACCTGGGGTCCCGCCCGGTTCAACGTCGTCGACCCGAACGGCACCGGTCGCGTCGTCGACTTCCACGCAAAAGACGGCGGCGAGTGGACGGACAACACCCCGCACGCGGAGCACAGATCCTCTCGCGGACCGATCGGTATCGTTGCGAACCGAACCGAGGGAGAACTCATGTTCAGGCGGTGTCACCTGTACGACTTCCCCGGGTCGGGCCTGTACGCGATCAACGGGTCGGGGAAGATCATCGTTCACGGCGGCGTCTACAAGAACAGTTCCTCCGCCAGCCTCCGCGTCGGTGGCACGGACAGTATTGTTCGATGGCCTCAGGTGATCGTCGACACGGATTCCGGCCGGAGCACGTCCCAGCGGGGGATCCGCCTCGAGAGCGGCGGCGCCACGGTCAAAGGTGCCGCGATCGACATCTCCGTCGACAAGGAGAACTGCTACGCCATCAGCGTGATGAACTCCTGCAGCGACGCCTGGATCGAGAACGTGAAGATCAATCTGTCCGGCAACGCTGTGCAGCACGGGATCGTTACCTCGGCGGGCTGTGGCGAAGTAGTCATCGTCGACACCGACATCACGCATACCTCCGACGGTGGCTACCCCCTCTGGGCACGAGGCACCGGCAACGACGACCGCCTTCTCTGTGAATACCTCACGATCGACGGTCGGGCCGGCGACAAAAGCGGCTTCCGCGACGCCGTTCGCATCGATCGGGACAACTGCCGACTGAATGCGTGTGAGATCTATCAGCCTGGCAAAAACGGCGCCGCTCGAAACGCGGTCGCCAACTTCGGTCAGGGGCTGACGATTTACAAATCGACGCTCGAGGCCAGCCAGTACCCCATCGTCGAAGTCGGTAACGACACGATGTACCTCGACGTCGACGCCGAGTCGTACAGCGGCCGTCAAGCCGCCTGCCTCTACGACGAGAGCTACGACGTCGCAATCAAGAGTAGCCGAATGAAAAACGGCATCCGTGACTTCGGTTCTAGCGGCCTCGTACTGTATAACAACACCTACTGA
- a CDS encoding asparagine synthase-related protein, with product MPGITAVESPPAPDVLDEVLETICFTDDYAREDFLLADELVVAATGYEQYPVDVFETDDCTIVLEGHLYGTDDVEAAVTEAASYVREGQTEQLSSWLAERDAEFLLTVADRETGSLWALNDAFGRLPTYRATIGDTTVVTRELKAVRKLARTLDDGLEPNRLALGQQLLFGYPLGTRSLYEGVEHLPPGSLLEVETGEITSLHEFRFDSHANADRSVRANALRLRDRFVEACENRASVGDETIVSLSGGLDSRAVIAGYNRVDCQLYAATSARADGGNTAEVNVARQVADALNVPWSSYIADRTEHHQSFLLEATQGMNNLGMSIGLDFAEQVAERHENAVFVTGDGGDKAIPDLTPSREVTTTDDLVEALLDGQQLFTPEEVADIVDVTVEDLVGSVHERVASYPETTLEAKHVHFLVRERGVNWLNHGEDRTRHYLWSTTPFYALPFFEEAMACPPEQKRGNDLYREFLSGLSPTVVGIDYVDFGAPIDSLEFRIKQYGYNWLTNHPKLKSRVTSLLKQNGNGTDERPVHALAEAVRTSSELDQYFSEEAINRVAWSGGAHTSQHRYVLYTAIAALTNDEIEAA from the coding sequence ATGCCTGGAATCACGGCCGTCGAATCGCCACCGGCACCCGACGTTCTCGACGAGGTACTCGAGACAATTTGCTTTACTGATGATTACGCGCGCGAGGATTTTCTGCTGGCGGACGAACTCGTCGTCGCGGCCACCGGTTACGAACAGTATCCCGTCGACGTCTTCGAAACCGACGACTGCACCATCGTACTCGAGGGGCACCTCTACGGGACCGACGACGTCGAAGCCGCCGTAACGGAAGCGGCGTCGTACGTTCGCGAGGGGCAGACTGAGCAGCTGTCGTCGTGGCTCGCCGAGAGAGACGCCGAATTCCTGTTGACCGTCGCCGACCGGGAGACGGGATCGCTGTGGGCGCTCAACGACGCATTCGGCCGACTGCCGACCTATCGGGCGACCATCGGCGACACGACGGTTGTCACGCGCGAACTCAAAGCGGTCCGGAAGCTCGCTCGTACGCTCGACGACGGCCTCGAGCCGAACCGACTGGCGCTCGGACAACAGTTGCTCTTCGGGTATCCCCTCGGGACCCGGTCGCTGTACGAGGGCGTCGAACACCTGCCCCCGGGGTCACTTCTCGAGGTCGAGACCGGAGAGATCACGTCGCTACACGAGTTTCGGTTCGACAGCCACGCCAACGCCGATCGGAGCGTCCGGGCGAACGCGCTTCGGCTCCGGGATCGGTTCGTCGAAGCCTGCGAAAACCGTGCCAGCGTCGGCGACGAAACCATCGTCTCGCTGAGCGGTGGACTCGATTCGCGGGCGGTGATCGCCGGCTACAACCGCGTCGACTGTCAGTTGTACGCGGCGACGTCCGCCAGGGCCGACGGCGGCAACACCGCCGAAGTCAACGTCGCCAGGCAGGTCGCGGACGCGCTCAACGTCCCATGGTCGTCGTACATCGCCGATCGGACGGAACACCACCAGTCGTTTCTCCTCGAGGCGACACAGGGGATGAACAACCTGGGGATGTCGATCGGGCTCGACTTCGCCGAGCAGGTAGCCGAACGACACGAAAACGCCGTGTTCGTTACCGGCGACGGCGGTGACAAGGCGATTCCGGACCTGACCCCCTCGCGAGAAGTCACCACGACGGACGACCTCGTCGAGGCACTCCTCGACGGCCAGCAACTCTTCACGCCCGAGGAGGTCGCCGACATCGTCGACGTGACCGTCGAGGACCTCGTCGGCTCCGTTCACGAACGGGTCGCGTCCTACCCGGAGACGACGCTCGAGGCCAAGCACGTTCACTTTCTCGTGCGCGAGCGGGGGGTCAACTGGCTCAACCATGGCGAGGACCGAACCCGACACTACCTGTGGTCGACGACTCCGTTCTACGCGCTGCCGTTCTTCGAGGAGGCGATGGCGTGCCCGCCCGAACAGAAGCGGGGGAACGATCTCTACCGCGAGTTTCTCTCCGGACTGTCACCGACGGTCGTCGGGATCGATTACGTCGACTTCGGGGCGCCAATCGACTCGCTCGAGTTCCGGATCAAGCAGTATGGGTACAACTGGCTCACCAACCATCCAAAGCTGAAATCGCGCGTTACCAGTCTGTTGAAGCAAAACGGTAACGGAACAGACGAGCGTCCCGTCCACGCCCTGGCCGAGGCAGTGCGGACGTCGTCGGAGCTGGATCAGTACTTCTCCGAGGAGGCGATCAACCGGGTCGCCTGGAGCGGCGGTGCACACACCAGCCAGCACCGGTACGTCCTGTATACCGCAATTGCAGCGCTCACGAACGACGAAATCGAAGCGGCATAG
- a CDS encoding flippase, with protein MNRSIASGVLSVVSTKVLVLIITAITTPLLYRLLGVSAFGDYAFLMSVFAIYMIFVSSGITDGVRKYLAEDRNTNDWSGHVVGFYFRLATGFAVAGAALLAVAAYFEVISTTFGDTYSAYFYVLALLVILAQFRDYARKTLMGFGLERYSEPLKVLNKVAFVVVAIPLVYFEFGVMGVLVGHIVASILVALIGLFLVNRRVSLASVFSSPPANFPRREMLTFNSMSIVLVFLLMSLYHVDIIMLQRFGESSQVGNYKAALTLAEFLWFVPLALQTVYVHSTSELWSQNRFEKISSLASRTTRYTFLLTAVMAIGLAALADVAVPIYFGNDARPAVEPLILLLPGALGFALARPVLAISQGNGQLRYPVAATGVAAVINVILNSLLIPRFGMHGAAVATSVGYGSMFAFHIMSARTIGFNPLSDARLSQAMATSGLAGLPIFALATAIQNPWLALLVVPPVGLAIFVGFAILLGALDPSEPFEILAMAPDPIGSVAGKFCRRLQTTPGASPIAMGQSLLVAIGLSLLVSGLVLGLVGPGIGMTHP; from the coding sequence ATGAACCGAAGCATCGCGAGTGGCGTTCTCTCGGTCGTCAGCACCAAAGTCCTCGTTCTCATTATTACGGCGATTACGACGCCGTTACTGTACCGTTTGCTCGGTGTCTCAGCGTTCGGTGACTACGCGTTTCTGATGTCGGTGTTCGCGATTTACATGATTTTCGTCAGCTCCGGTATCACCGACGGAGTTCGAAAGTACCTCGCCGAAGATCGAAACACCAACGACTGGAGCGGCCACGTCGTCGGTTTCTACTTCCGGCTGGCGACTGGCTTCGCGGTCGCCGGAGCGGCGTTACTCGCCGTGGCCGCGTACTTCGAGGTCATCTCGACCACGTTCGGAGACACGTACTCGGCGTACTTCTACGTCCTGGCGTTGCTCGTTATTCTCGCCCAGTTCCGGGATTACGCTCGAAAGACCCTCATGGGGTTCGGCCTCGAGCGCTACTCCGAGCCACTGAAGGTTCTCAACAAGGTGGCCTTCGTCGTTGTCGCGATCCCGCTCGTCTACTTCGAATTCGGCGTGATGGGCGTGCTCGTTGGACACATCGTCGCGAGTATTCTCGTGGCCCTGATTGGGCTGTTCCTGGTCAACCGACGGGTATCCCTGGCAAGCGTATTCTCGTCGCCGCCGGCGAATTTCCCCCGCCGGGAGATGCTAACATTCAACTCGATGAGCATCGTTCTCGTCTTCCTCCTGATGTCGCTCTACCACGTCGACATCATCATGTTACAGCGATTCGGGGAGAGTTCGCAGGTCGGGAACTACAAGGCAGCACTCACCCTCGCCGAGTTCCTGTGGTTCGTCCCGCTCGCCCTGCAAACGGTCTACGTCCACTCGACCTCGGAACTCTGGTCGCAAAACCGGTTCGAGAAGATTTCGTCGCTCGCGTCCCGAACGACCCGCTATACGTTCCTCCTGACAGCCGTCATGGCCATCGGCCTCGCCGCGCTCGCGGACGTGGCGGTTCCGATCTACTTCGGAAACGACGCCCGCCCCGCGGTCGAGCCGCTCATCCTCCTGTTACCCGGCGCGCTCGGGTTCGCACTCGCCCGTCCCGTGCTGGCGATTTCACAGGGGAATGGACAGCTCCGGTATCCCGTTGCCGCGACCGGCGTCGCCGCCGTAATCAACGTCATCCTCAACTCCCTGTTGATTCCCAGATTCGGTATGCACGGCGCGGCGGTCGCGACGAGCGTCGGGTACGGATCGATGTTCGCCTTCCACATCATGAGCGCTCGAACGATCGGATTCAACCCGCTCTCGGACGCGCGGCTTAGCCAGGCCATGGCGACATCCGGGCTCGCGGGGCTACCGATCTTCGCACTCGCGACCGCCATCCAGAACCCGTGGCTCGCACTCCTCGTGGTCCCGCCGGTCGGACTCGCCATCTTCGTCGGGTTTGCGATCTTACTCGGCGCACTCGATCCCTCCGAACCGTTCGAAATTCTCGCGATGGCACCAGATCCGATCGGTTCCGTCGCGGGCAAGTTCTGTCGGCGCCTTCAGACGACGCCGGGTGCTTCGCCGATCGCGATGGGACAGAGCCTGCTCGTCGCTATCGGACTGTCGCTGCTGGTTTCCGGGCTCGTTCTCGGCCTGGTCGGCCCGGGGATCGGGATGACCCATCCCTGA
- a CDS encoding response regulator encodes MNATRNEHTDVLLIEDNPGDIRLIEEAFETHSEGVTLSVVHDGIAALDFLFQRGDYGDSPTPGLVLLDLNLPRKNGDEILEEMKNEPTLRRIPVVVLTSSQAREDVLRTYDKCANAFLTKPIDPDEFLEIIESVREFWLSTARLPDSRG; translated from the coding sequence ATGAACGCTACTAGGAACGAACACACCGACGTGCTGCTGATCGAAGACAATCCTGGCGACATCCGCCTGATAGAGGAAGCTTTTGAGACACACAGCGAGGGCGTGACGCTCTCCGTCGTCCACGACGGTATCGCGGCGCTCGACTTCCTCTTCCAGCGCGGGGACTACGGCGACAGTCCCACTCCGGGCCTCGTCTTGCTCGACCTCAACCTCCCGCGGAAGAACGGCGACGAAATCCTCGAGGAGATGAAGAACGAACCGACGCTCCGGCGGATTCCGGTCGTCGTGCTCACCAGCTCGCAGGCGCGTGAGGACGTGCTACGAACGTACGACAAGTGTGCGAATGCGTTCCTCACGAAGCCGATCGACCCCGACGAGTTCCTCGAGATTATCGAGTCGGTCAGGGAGTTCTGGCTGTCGACCGCTAGACTCCCCGACAGCCGAGGGTAA
- a CDS encoding polysaccharide deacetylase family protein translates to MTNRNRRSFIRTAGTVGALGLAGCLSSDGDSSPSDSSGNETNSSDDSDTGNGNETETPQDSAGELDHLPGETLEDFESLDNWATLLDGGSIEATTDDPYAGSQSARLHASEDNQFAGSSFMLPESKDLSDAAFSMAVRYSGREQLMITLEVLAPNARNKVTLRRVLTGPVDRWVRVDFGTTNVDTSPDLTDVREFRVIAHRRGSNEGPIDFAIDDLRVTERPDQGSVLFLFDGTLESHHATAFEHMESFGFAGVEAVIPEAVDETGRLTHDQMQDLAEAGWDMAGRPRTGSRNINEFTREQQEGAMKRTKKFLEHRGFEDGANYFVTPRNIMGPNTYDLVQEHHEVAFRYGGGPNGLPLTDPHNVGTFSGAAGSETAQYVDYAAQYGQLAVIRFEEIGGSDGMSEDAFVDLLEYVDSADVQVVTASELAGDA, encoded by the coding sequence ATGACGAACCGAAATCGACGATCGTTCATTCGTACTGCTGGGACAGTTGGTGCACTCGGACTGGCGGGCTGTCTCTCGAGCGACGGGGACTCGTCTCCGTCAGACTCGAGTGGTAACGAGACGAACTCGTCGGACGACTCAGACACCGGCAACGGTAACGAGACCGAGACCCCCCAGGACTCGGCCGGCGAACTCGATCACCTTCCGGGTGAAACGCTCGAGGACTTCGAATCCCTCGACAACTGGGCCACGTTGCTCGACGGCGGGTCCATCGAGGCGACGACCGACGACCCCTACGCGGGATCTCAGTCTGCGCGGCTACACGCGAGCGAAGATAACCAGTTCGCCGGCTCCTCGTTCATGCTCCCCGAGAGCAAGGACCTGTCCGACGCGGCTTTCTCGATGGCCGTCAGGTACTCGGGCCGAGAACAACTGATGATCACGCTTGAAGTCCTCGCACCGAACGCCCGGAACAAGGTGACGCTGCGTCGGGTGCTCACCGGACCGGTCGACCGCTGGGTTCGCGTCGACTTCGGGACGACGAACGTCGATACCTCACCCGACCTCACGGACGTCCGAGAATTCCGGGTCATCGCTCACCGACGCGGCTCGAACGAGGGACCGATCGACTTTGCGATCGACGACCTTCGCGTAACCGAGCGCCCGGACCAGGGATCGGTGCTGTTCCTCTTCGACGGCACACTCGAATCACACCACGCAACCGCGTTCGAGCACATGGAGTCGTTCGGCTTCGCTGGTGTCGAGGCTGTAATCCCCGAAGCAGTCGACGAGACCGGACGCCTCACGCACGATCAGATGCAAGACCTCGCGGAAGCCGGCTGGGACATGGCTGGTCGCCCACGAACCGGCTCCAGAAACATCAACGAGTTCACGCGCGAGCAACAGGAGGGCGCGATGAAACGGACGAAGAAGTTCCTCGAGCACCGTGGGTTCGAAGACGGAGCCAACTACTTCGTCACGCCGCGTAACATCATGGGGCCGAACACCTACGACCTGGTCCAGGAACACCACGAAGTGGCGTTCCGCTACGGGGGCGGCCCCAACGGCCTGCCGCTCACCGACCCGCACAACGTCGGTACGTTCTCGGGGGCGGCTGGCTCGGAAACGGCCCAGTACGTCGACTACGCCGCCCAGTACGGTCAACTCGCCGTGATCCGATTCGAGGAAATCGGCGGTTCCGATGGAATGTCCGAGGACGCGTTCGTCGACCTGCTCGAGTACGTCGACTCGGCAGACGTCCAGGTCGTGACGGCTTCAGAGTTGGCCGGTGACGCATAA